Sequence from the Deferribacter autotrophicus genome:
CAGATAGAGATAAACGTTATAAAAAAAGACTATTGAAACTTGCTAAAAAATTAAACATAACGTCTCAGATTAAATGGAGGGGTTTTATTGGAGAATCTTTAGAATTGTTAAAACAATATGATATTTTAATATTACCTTCAATATATCCTGAAGCCTATCCTACTGTTATATTAGAAGCATATTCTGTAAGAACTTTTATAATAGCTTCCGATATTGGAGGTAGTAGAGAAATTTTAGATAAATCTAAAAGTGGTTTTTTGTTTCTTAATAATAATTATAAAAGTTTGGCTAATAAAATTCTAGAATATTATGGTCTATCTGATGAAGAGATTATTAAACATTTAGAAAACGGAGAGGAATATCTTAAAAAATATGACAGAAATTATTATATTAAAATGCTATCGGATTTTTTCAATATATAATTTTCTTGTTTTTTAAAATATTGTGGGAATTAGTATTTGTTGTTGTGAACATTATCGATCTATCTATGTGATAAAATAGGATAAGTAAATTGTCGTAAGTTGATAATATTCAAATATTCTTTTGGCATTGACTACCACAAAAAAAACAGAATATTTTACATTTTAAACCAAATTGCAATATAGGAGGAAATATAATTCAGTTGAGCTTTGAGAATTGCATAAAAGAATACGAAAACGAAGATGCTGGTTAAAGGCAAGAATAGATTTGTCACAAAGATAGCTAATAGTGCATTTGTGTATAAAAATAAGGAAACTTATAATCCTCTACTAAAGGAATCAAGAACTGCATGATTTTGTAATTATAAAAGAGTTTTATAATGGTAAGGAAGCTTGTATAATTAAGTATTTTTTAATGGATTAAATTTAAGTTCTTGTGGTTAAATAATAATAGATTATAGCATTTTGCTGAAAAGGTATAGAAGCTTAAGAAAACTTTGCAAGGAGAAAGGTAAAATGAGGAGGTTGACAACGTTCATAGAAGCGGATAATGGTAAAATAAAATGTCATAATTTACTGAGTTCCAGAAGTGTCAAAAAAGTTTGTAATGGAAATAAAGATTAGAGCAACTAACAGTCGAGATATTTGGAGTGGACGAGACAAAATTTTATATATTAGGTGAAGGCTGAGTATATTTTTTGGCAGTGGTATTGGATTAGTATACGATTAGAATACGATGGAGTGATTTAGGGTAAGATTGAGTATGCGTAATAAGGCGGAGGATTAGTTAGAATCGTTAGTTGAGGATTTGTTATTGGGTTTTCCAAAAGAGCTAGGGGTTGGAATTTGTCTTGGTGAGTGACAATGGCAGCCAACTGTTAAACAAGAGTTTTATGAGAGTGTCTAACATTCTTGAGGTTGAGCAAATATTTATGAGTTTTAACAATCCCAGAGTAAATGCTGAAATGGAGCGATTGATAAAGAAACTTAAGAGTGAAATTATTTTGCTTAATGCGTTTGAGATATTGAAGAAAGTAGAAAAGACTTTAAGGGAGTTTCAGAAATTATATTACACAAAATATTGTTATTCATCATTAGGTTATATGAGTATGAGAAAACTTTAAGGGACAGATTTGGAGACTATAAATGCAGCGTAGATACTCTCTTGAAATTGCTGAGAAAATAGCTTGATTGACTTTACTCTATGGGAGCAGTACATGAATAAAAAGAAAAAAGTATTATTTATAACAAGTCGATTACCCTATCCTCCCATTGGGGGAGATAAGTTAAAGAGTTTTAATTTATTAAAGATTTTAGCCAAATATTTTGATGTATATTTAATAACTATCACAAATGAAATACTAAATGATACAATCAAAAAAGAGTTAGAAAAATATTCTGTAAGCCTGAAAGTATTCACAAAACCAAAATATTTATTTTATTTGAATACTTTGAAATTTTTATTTAACGATTTACCTCTACAGGTGAATTATTATTATTTTGGTGATGTAAAAAATTACATAAATAATATGTTATATGAAGTTGATTTTGCAATTTCAACATTAATTAGAACGAGCAAATATTTAGATTATTTCAATAAACCAAAATATTTAGATATGGTAGATTCTATAGCTCTAAATTATCAAAGGTCAAAAGATAATGTGAAATCATTTTTTTGGAAAACTATTTATAAAATTGAAATAGATAGATTATTTAATTATGAAAAAATGTGTATAAAAAATTTTAATAGTACATTTTTAGTTAATAAATATGAGGCTGAATATTGGTCAAAATTTGGCAATACAACATGGATACCAAATGGTGTAAATGAAGAAATCTTCGAATATAATAAATTAAATGATAAATACAGGAATTATGTAGCATTTTTTGGTAAAATGGACTATCAACCCAATATTGATGCAGTTTTATGGTTTACTGAAAATGTAGTACCACATTTAAATAAGGAAATTAAATTTATTATTGTAGGGGCAAATCCTTCTAAACATGTATTGAGATTATCTAAAAAATATACAAATATTGAAGTAACTGGTTTTATAAATGATCCTTATGAAATATTAAATTCATCTATAGCAGTTATAGCACCTATGCAAACAGGAGGGGGGATACAAAATAAAATTCTTGAAAGTATGGCATTAGGAACAATAAATATTGTAAGCACATTAGCAGCAAAACCAATAATTGGTGCTAAACATAATGAACATTTAATTGTATGTGATGATCCCAAAGAAATGGCTTATTTAATTAATACTATACTTGGGAAAATTATGAAAAAAAATTAATCAGCATTTTAGAGACATTTTTAAACGATTGAGTTAGATTTTTTGTCTTTAAATAATAATTCATTTGTTATTTAAATTTATAAATTTAAATGATTTTAAGAAACAATTATTGTATAAATACATATCTAAAAGTTACTAATTTAAGATATTGTAAAAATTATTTATGGTCTATTTCAATATGATTGATCTTTTTGTATATTTCTTAATTATTTTTTAATCAGCTTGATTGTGGTCCTTTTGTTTACTTTTAAATATTGTTGACTTACTAGACGGAAGAAAAATACATCCTCAGAGGGTGAGAAATTTTATGTTTTTTGATGATAATTTTTTGTGTTTGCATATCATAAAGATTACTATTAATTTAAATTGAAAGAGGGTTGACCTAATGATTTTTTTCTCTTTTTTGGCACTTTTGGTTTCGTTGGTATTGAATTTTTTTATAATAAGATTTTCAAGACGACTTAAATATTTTGGGGTGGATGAAGTAGATACCGGTCCGCAAAAGTTTCATCATCGGCCTACGCCAAGGATTGGAGGTTTATCAATATTTGTATCTTTTATGATAATGTCAATACTATTATACATAAAGTTTAGTAATATGGAATTCGTATATCTTTTAATAGCTTCTATTCCAGCTTTTTTAGGTGGAATATTAGAAGATATTACTAAAAAGGTTAGTGCTAAAAAAAGATTATTAGCTACAATGTTTTCTGGTCTATTGGGAGTCATTCTATTAAAAAGTGCAATATTTTGGATAGATATACCTTTTTATGGTGTACTTAAATTAAATTATTGGTTGGCAATTATTTTAACAATTGTAGGCATAGCAGGTGTCTCAAATGCTGTTAATATTATAGATGGTTATAATGGTCTTGTTTCTGTTGTTTCAATAATAATTTTTAGTGGTTTATTTTTTGTTTCTTTTAAAGTTCATGATGTTTTTTTGATGAATACTTGCATAGTGATGATTTCAGCAATTTTGGGATTTTTTATATGGAATTATCCATATGGTTTCATTTTTTTAGGTGATGGGGGTGCATATTTTATTGGTTTTATTATTGCAGAAATTTCAGTGTTGCTTGTTAATAGACATCCTCAGGTTTCTGTATGGTTTCCTCTGTTGTTGGTTATTTATCCGGTATTTGAGACTTTATTTTCAATATATAGGAAAAAGTTTGTTAGAGGGCATTCACCAGGAGTTCCAGATGGCTTACATTTGCATATGTTGATATACAAAAGAATTGTTAAATTTATGATAAGTAAAGATAATTCAAATTACTTGATATATAGAAATTCTGTAACATCTCCGTTTTTATGGTTATTAACATCCTTAAGTTTTTTCCCGGCTTTATTTTTTTGGAAAAGCAATATTTTACTGATAATTTTTATCTTGATATTTGTTTTTATATATATTTGGTTATATAAATCAATAGTTTGTTTTAAGGTTTCCAGGTGGTTTTTTCTGAAAGAAAAGAATTAGATTATTTGATGAAACAAAAATTGTATTGGTACTATATTTATCGGTGATAATTCAATTGAGAAAATAGTTAGAACATATGTGCAGTCGTTAATGAGGGTTGCAAAGAACATGGAAATAAAAGGATATAAAACAAAAAGTGAAAAGTGTTTAAAAGTTGCAAGATTGTTTGAGAGTATTTTAAAAGGTTAGTTGTGAGTGGTTTAGTAGTGTAGTGGGGTAATAAGTAGTAGTTGGTAAGTTATAATGCGAAATAAACCTAATTTTACTTTTGAAGATTTAGATGTGTGGAAGGAAGCTAGAGAATTGCGAACGGAAATAGCAAATATTGTCAAGAAATTTCCTGGCGAAGAAAAATATAGATTGGTTGATCAAATGATTAGAGCATCGAGATCAATTACTGCAAATATTGCAGAAGGTTATGGTAGATTTCATTATAGGGAAAATATCCAATTTTGTAGACTGGCGAGAGGTTCTATCTTTGAATTAATTGATCATTTAACTGTAGCATTGGATGAAAATTATATTGATAATGAGAGTTTTAAATTATTAAAGGGTAGCTGTTATAATGTATTAAAGAAACTAAATAGTTATATAAAATATTTGAAAAGACAAAGCAATCAACAATGAAATCACAATTTTATTCCACTACTCTACCACTCAACTACTTCACTATTTTCCACTTAATTCTTTAAGAACAGATGTTTTATTGGGATTGATTAGAGCGAAACGTAAATCGTGAATCGGTAAACGTGAAACGTGAGTCGTAAATCGTGAATCGTGAAGCGTGAAGCGTGAATCGGGAATCGAAAGATGGGAAAGTCGTCTTACGATTTACGTTTTACGATTTACGAGTTTTATGGCGTTGAAACGTTAGAACGTTGAAGTATGAGTTGTAGATCATGATTGACAGATAGGAGCTATTTT
This genomic interval carries:
- a CDS encoding glycosyltransferase family 4 protein, encoding MIVCRSLTARVNKKTIYNVFAFPENGKNLKVKKNKRIVFIGSIRKQKGLHVLFNALAFLKKKNFCLKLEIIGEPITDRDKRYKKRLLKLAKKLNITSQIKWRGFIGESLELLKQYDILILPSIYPEAYPTVILEAYSVRTFIIASDIGGSREILDKSKSGFLFLNNNYKSLANKILEYYGLSDEEIIKHLENGEEYLKKYDRNYYIKMLSDFFNI
- a CDS encoding integrase core domain-containing protein; translation: MRVSNILEVEQIFMSFNNPRVNAEMERLIKKLKSEIILLNAFEILKKVEKTLREFQKLYYTKYCYSSLGYMSMRKL
- a CDS encoding glycosyltransferase, whose translation is MNKKKKVLFITSRLPYPPIGGDKLKSFNLLKILAKYFDVYLITITNEILNDTIKKELEKYSVSLKVFTKPKYLFYLNTLKFLFNDLPLQVNYYYFGDVKNYINNMLYEVDFAISTLIRTSKYLDYFNKPKYLDMVDSIALNYQRSKDNVKSFFWKTIYKIEIDRLFNYEKMCIKNFNSTFLVNKYEAEYWSKFGNTTWIPNGVNEEIFEYNKLNDKYRNYVAFFGKMDYQPNIDAVLWFTENVVPHLNKEIKFIIVGANPSKHVLRLSKKYTNIEVTGFINDPYEILNSSIAVIAPMQTGGGIQNKILESMALGTINIVSTLAAKPIIGAKHNEHLIVCDDPKEMAYLINTILGKIMKKN
- a CDS encoding glycosyltransferase family 4 protein, whose product is MIFFSFLALLVSLVLNFFIIRFSRRLKYFGVDEVDTGPQKFHHRPTPRIGGLSIFVSFMIMSILLYIKFSNMEFVYLLIASIPAFLGGILEDITKKVSAKKRLLATMFSGLLGVILLKSAIFWIDIPFYGVLKLNYWLAIILTIVGIAGVSNAVNIIDGYNGLVSVVSIIIFSGLFFVSFKVHDVFLMNTCIVMISAILGFFIWNYPYGFIFLGDGGAYFIGFIIAEISVLLVNRHPQVSVWFPLLLVIYPVFETLFSIYRKKFVRGHSPGVPDGLHLHMLIYKRIVKFMISKDNSNYLIYRNSVTSPFLWLLTSLSFFPALFFWKSNILLIIFILIFVFIYIWLYKSIVCFKVSRWFFLKEKN
- a CDS encoding four helix bundle protein; its protein translation is MRNKPNFTFEDLDVWKEARELRTEIANIVKKFPGEEKYRLVDQMIRASRSITANIAEGYGRFHYRENIQFCRLARGSIFELIDHLTVALDENYIDNESFKLLKGSCYNVLKKLNSYIKYLKRQSNQQ